Within Pseudomonas cichorii, the genomic segment CAGCGAAAGCTTCTGTGTCAGGCTTGTGCGAGCTTCTTCAGAGCTAAGGTCATGATCTGGCCGTTAATTTTTTTCGTATGAGCCCCAAAGCTTTTTCCGTTCAGGGCCGGAACACGTCTACTGTTTCAATACGGAATATGGACAAGGGAAGCGAGCAAATCTTGGAAATGATGGCAAAAGAATGGTACAGGGTTGGTGCACATCATGAGTGCGCAGGTTCAATGATGAATCCGTGTACGTCGAACATGTTTTCAACCTGCCTTGGAGGCTGCCTTTGAAGAGTGATCTTCGTCTTGCCTCATTGCTGATTTTTGTTGTGTGCCTGTGCGTCGTGTTACTGACGGTATGGCAGATAGTGACGGTGCGCCAGAATACGCTGGTGAGTATCGAAACCAATACCGTCAACCTCACCAGTGCCCTGAGCAACTACACCGAGGGCATGTTCAGGCAGAGTGAGCTGATGCTGGTCGGCCTTATCGAAAGGGTCGAGAAAGAGGGCGTGGGTGAAAAGCAGATCGAACGCCTGAGGTCGGTGGTTGCCCTGGAAATGGCTACACTGAAACCCTTGAACAGCGTGGTGCTGTATGACGCGGACGGCAGTGGGGTATTCCTGAGTAACCGGCATATTCCGAGGATGGGGGGGGAAGATCGAGAGTTCTTCATGTACCACAAGGAAAATCGCGACCGTGGAGTGTTCATCGGGCCTGCCTTTCGCAGCCGAGTCACCAATGCCTGGCTGGTTTCGATCAGTCGGCGGATCGATAATCCTGACTCGAGCTTTGGCGGGGTCATGCTGATCACCATCAGCATCGATCATTTGCTCAACTTCTATTCCAATATCGATGTCGGGCATACCGGGGTCATCAGCCTGAGTTCGTCTCAGGGACGGTTGCTGGTCAGGTATCCCTTCCGCGAGGCGGATATCAACCGCGACCTTTCCTCGGCACCGATTTTTGCCATTACCCGTAAAAATTTGTCCGGTACGGCCGAGTTCATTTCCAATGTGGACGGGGTTGATCGTCTCTACGCTTTCAAGAGAAGCGAGCATTACCCGTTGGTGACCACAGTTGCGGTTGGCCGGGAAGAGGCCATGCAAATCTGGTGGAACCAGGCCCGCCAGTCGATAGTGGTGGTGCTGGTGCTATTGGGGTTGCTGGTTGGATTGGGGATTCGCCTGATTGGCCATATCCACCGCCGCATACGGGCCGAAAGCGAGCTGCTGGTTTCCCAGGCCGCACTGATCGAACTGAACCAGAGCCTGGAACTTCTGGCTTCTCAGGACAAACTGACGGGCCTGGCCAACCGCAGGCGCTTCGATCAGTTTCTGGATATCGAATTCAAGCGGGCCAAGCGCGAGCGACGGGCCTTGTCGCTCATCCTTATCGATGTGGATTATTTCAAGCTCTATAACGACCATTACGGTCATCTGGCGGGTGACGAGTGCCTGAAGACCATCAGCCGGATCATCGAGCAATGCATCAGACGCCCCGGAGACATGGCGGCCCGCTATGGCGGTGAGGAGTTTGCGGTGGTCATTCCCGATACTGACGAGGCGGGTGCCCGCGCGGTCGCCGAGGCGATTCTGGAGCGCATCCGCACTCAATGCATCGAGCATATATCCAGCCCCTTCAACATCGTGACCATCAGCCTGGGTGTTGCAACGCTTGCGCAGCGCAATGAGCCGGTGAATCAGGAAGGGTTGATCGAACTGGCTGACCGGGCACTCTATTCGGCCAAGTCACAGGGCAAGAATCAGGTGAGCATGGCGTCGAAGTTCCTCCTCGACGCCAGCCCGGCCTGGTCACAGATCACGGCAAAAAATAATCCGTAGCGAATTCATTCGCGAATGAATTCGCTCCAGTACAGATTGCTGAGCTCTGCCTACTCCTGTTCGACTGGATGGGGCTTGCGACGCAATACCGACAGCACCCATACGAAGAAGATCGGTACCAGAATCACCCCCAGCAGTGTCGCGCTGAGCATGCCGCCGATCACGCCTGTACCGATGGCACGCTGGCTGGCAGCGCCAGCACCGGTGGCGATGGTCAACGGGACGACACCCAGGATAAAGGCCAGCGAGGTCATGACGATCGGGCGGAAGCGCAGGCGTGCTGCCTGGAGAGCCGAATCGCGCAGGGAATGCCCCTGTTCCCACAGTTCCTTGGCAAACTCGACGATCAGAATCGCGTTTTTCGCCGCCAGACCGATAATCGTGATCAGGCCAACCTTGAAGTACACATCGTTGGGCATGTCGACCGCGGTTACAGCCAGCACGGCTCCCAGGGCTCCGACCGGCACGATCAGCATGACCACCAGCGGAATCGCCCAGCTCTCATAAAGCGCAACCAGCAACAGGAACACGACCACCAGCGCCAGTGCGAACAACACCGTCGCCTGACCACTGGCCACTTTCTCCTGATAGGAGAGGCCGGTCCACTCGTAACCAATGCCCGGTGGCAGCTCGGAAACAATCCGCTCGATCTCGGCCATCGCCTCGCCGGTACTGACACCCGGTGGTGCATCGCCCGAAATCTTGAACGCCGGGTAGCCGTTGTAGCGGGCGATCTGCACCGGGCCTTCTTCCCAGTGAGTGGTGACGAACGCACCCAGCGGAACCAGTGTGCCGCTGCTGTTGGGAACATGGAGTTTCAGAACGCTTTCCGGTGTCATCCGCGAGTCCTGATCGGCCTGAACCACGACTCGTTGCTGTCTACCGGCGTTGGCAAAGTCACTGATGACCGAGGAACCAAATGCCGTGGACAGGGCATTGTTGATCGACTCGAAACTCACCCCCAGTGCGCGGGCTTTTTCCCGGTCGATACTCAGACGCAGTTGTGGCGCTTCGGCCAGGCCTTCCATCATGGCGTAGAGGATTTTCGGGTTGCCATTGGCCTTGCCCAGCAATTCATTACGTGCTGCCAGCAGTGCTTCGCGACCCAGACCGGCTCGGTCCTGCAAGCGCAATGCGAAGCCGCCCGAAGTGCCGAGGCCTTCGATAGGCGGTGGCGTGACCGCCATGACCGTACCGTCGCTCAGGCCGGCGAAATGCTGGTTGAACGCTGCCGCTTCGTCGGCGGCCGATTGCCCTTTGCCGCGCTCGGACCAGTCCTTCAGGGTCGGGAAAGCCAGACCGGCGTTTTCGCCCATGCCGGAGAAACTGAAACCCAGCAGCATCGTCACCGAGTCGGTGCTCTCGCGGGACATCAGGTACTTTTCCAGTAACTGTGCCGTTTCATCGGTCCGCGCACGGGTCGCACCGGGCGGCAGTTGCACGTCGACGATCAGGTAGCCCTGGTCTTCGACCGGCACGAAGGATTCCGGCAGGCGCAGATAAAAGAAGCCCAGCAGGCCGACGATGCCGACATACACCAGCATGTAGCGGCCCGCACGTTGCAGCATGCTCGAACTCAGTCGCTCGTAGCGGTGTGTCAGCTTTTCGAACAGGCGGTTGAAGCCGCCGAAGAAACCGCGTTTTTCGTGATGCCCGGCCGGAATAGGCTTGAGCAGGGTGGCGCACAGCGCGGGTGTGAACGTCAGGGCCAGGAAGCCCGAGAACAGGATCGACACCGCCAGCGACAGCGAGAACTGCTGGTAGATCACGCCGACCGAACCGCCCATGAAGGCCAGCGGCAGGAACACGGCAGCCAGCACCAGAGTGATGCCCAGAATCGCACCCGACACCTGACCCATCGCCTTGACCGTCGCGGCCGCCGGGGACAAGCCTTCTTCGGCCATGATCCGCTCGACGTTCTCCACCACCACAATGGCGTCGTCTACCAGGATACCGATGGCCAGGACCATGCCGAACATGGTCATCATGTTCACCGAGAAGCCCAGCAGGTACATGATCGCCAGCGTACCCGCCAGACAGACCGGCACCACGATGGTCGGGATCAGGGTATAGCGGATGTTCTGCAGGAACAGGAACATCACCAGAAACACCAGCACCATGGCTTCGATCAGGGTGTAGATCACCTTGTCGATGGCCACATCCACAAAGCGCGAGGTGTCATAGGGTACGGAGAACTCGACGTCGTCCGGGAAATTGACCGACAGCTCGGTCAGGCGTTGCTTGACGGCCTTTACCGTCTCGATGGCGTTGGCGCCCGGCGAGAGCTGGATGGCGGCTGCCACGGCACGCTTGCCGTTCAGGCGCGACTCGAAGTTGTAATCCTGGCTGCCCACGGCAAGGCGTGCGACATCGGCCAGATGCACGGTGGAGCCATCCTGATTGGCGCGCAGCACGATGCGCCCGAACTCTTCGGGATTATCCAGCGTGCCCTTGACCGCCAGGGTTGCGGTCAGCTCTTGCAGTGATGAGCCAGGCGTACTGCCGAAGCTGCCGGCAGGCACCTGAACGTTCTGGCCACGAATCGCCGTATTCACGTCATCGATGGACAGGCCGAAACCCACCAGTTTCTGTGGGTCGATCCACACGCGCATGGCCGCTTCTGCGGCAAAGAACTGCAGCTTGCCGACGCCGTTCACACGGCTGATTTCATTGTTGACGTTACGCGCCGCATAGTCGGCCAGGGCAACGGTGTCCTTGTTGGTCGAATCGCCCTTGTAGCTCAGGGCGAAAATCATCAGGAACCCGGAGCTGGCCTGTTCCACCTGCAAACCCTGGCTCAGCACCGGCTGCGGCAGGCGCGCTTCGGCTTTCTTGATGCGGTTCTGCACTTCGACCTGAGCCATGTCCGGGTTGGTCCCCGGATTGAAGGTCACGTTGATTTCGGCAGAACCGGTGGAGTTGCTGGTCGACTCGTAATACAGCATCCCCTTGGCGCCGTTGAGTTCGTCCTCGATGACGCTGGTGACCGAGTCCACCAGCACCTTGGCGGAAGCGCCGGGGTAGGTGGCGGTGATGGTGATCTGCGGCGGCGCCACGACCGGGTATTGCGCCACCGGCAGCGACGGCAGCGCCATCAGGCCCGCCAGCAGGATGAACAAGGCAACGACCCACGCGAAGTTGGGGCGCTTGATAAAGAACAGTGACATAGAAAGTTATCCTTGATCGCGCTGAAGTCGGCCTTACTGAGCCTTGGCCTGCTGTTGAGCGGGTTGCGATTTGGGGACGACCTTGTCACCAGGATTGAGGCCGGTCATGTTGCCGACGATGATCTGCTCGCCTGCGCTCAACCCTTCGGTGATCTGCCAGCGCGAGTCCTGCATCGCTCCGGTTTTCACCGGTCTGGCTTCCACCGTTCCATCCTTGCCGATGACCAGCACCTGGGCTGCGCCGTCGCTGGAACGCTTGATGGCACGCTGAGGAATCAGGATCGCGTTATCGCTTGTGCTCTGTGGCGTGCGAACCCGCACATACATGCCGGGCAACAAGATGCCTTCGGGGTTGGCGAAGCGGGCGCGCAGGGAAACCTGACTGGTGGTGCGGTCTACCTCGATGTCGGTGAACAGCAGGGTGCCACGGCTCTGGTAGTCGGTCCCCTCGACGCTCAGGGAAAGGGCATCTTCACCACCTTTGGGCAGGCTGCCGTTCTGGATGGCGGTACGCATGCGCAAGGCATCGGCCACCGGCTGGGTGAAGTCGGCATACACCGGGTCCAGTTGCTGGATGGTTGCCATCAGCGTGGTTTCGCCCTGGCCGACCAGCGCACCTTCGGTGACGGTGGCTCGGCCGATACGACCGGAGATGGGCGCCTTGACCGTGGCATAACCCAGATCCAGCCGAGCCGTTTCGACGTCGGCCTGGGCCGAGCGCCTGGCAGCGCTGGCGTTCTGCAGTGCGGCTTTGGCGGTGTCGTAATCCTGCTGGCTGACCGCTTCGATTTTCACCAGGGGTTCATAGCGTTTGACGGTGGCCTGGGTTTCGTAAAGCGTTGCTTCGGTGCGCGCCAGCTCACCCTGGGCTTTGGAAAGGGCGGCCTTGAAAGGGGCAGGGTCGATCTGGAACAAGATATCGCCAGCCTTTACATCGGCGCCTTCCACGAAGTTGCGACTGAGTACGATACCCGCGACCCGGGCGCGTACCTGGGCGACCCTGACCGGCTCGATACGGCCGGGCAGCTCGTTGATCAGGGTGAAAGCCTCGGTCTTGACGGCAACAGAGTCGACCTCCCGTGGTGCGCCTGACGCTCCCCAGCCTTGTTGGGCTTTTTG encodes:
- a CDS encoding sensor domain-containing diguanylate cyclase translates to MKSDLRLASLLIFVVCLCVVLLTVWQIVTVRQNTLVSIETNTVNLTSALSNYTEGMFRQSELMLVGLIERVEKEGVGEKQIERLRSVVALEMATLKPLNSVVLYDADGSGVFLSNRHIPRMGGEDREFFMYHKENRDRGVFIGPAFRSRVTNAWLVSISRRIDNPDSSFGGVMLITISIDHLLNFYSNIDVGHTGVISLSSSQGRLLVRYPFREADINRDLSSAPIFAITRKNLSGTAEFISNVDGVDRLYAFKRSEHYPLVTTVAVGREEAMQIWWNQARQSIVVVLVLLGLLVGLGIRLIGHIHRRIRAESELLVSQAALIELNQSLELLASQDKLTGLANRRRFDQFLDIEFKRAKRERRALSLILIDVDYFKLYNDHYGHLAGDECLKTISRIIEQCIRRPGDMAARYGGEEFAVVIPDTDEAGARAVAEAILERIRTQCIEHISSPFNIVTISLGVATLAQRNEPVNQEGLIELADRALYSAKSQGKNQVSMASKFLLDASPAWSQITAKNNP
- a CDS encoding efflux RND transporter permease subunit; its protein translation is MSLFFIKRPNFAWVVALFILLAGLMALPSLPVAQYPVVAPPQITITATYPGASAKVLVDSVTSVIEDELNGAKGMLYYESTSNSTGSAEINVTFNPGTNPDMAQVEVQNRIKKAEARLPQPVLSQGLQVEQASSGFLMIFALSYKGDSTNKDTVALADYAARNVNNEISRVNGVGKLQFFAAEAAMRVWIDPQKLVGFGLSIDDVNTAIRGQNVQVPAGSFGSTPGSSLQELTATLAVKGTLDNPEEFGRIVLRANQDGSTVHLADVARLAVGSQDYNFESRLNGKRAVAAAIQLSPGANAIETVKAVKQRLTELSVNFPDDVEFSVPYDTSRFVDVAIDKVIYTLIEAMVLVFLVMFLFLQNIRYTLIPTIVVPVCLAGTLAIMYLLGFSVNMMTMFGMVLAIGILVDDAIVVVENVERIMAEEGLSPAAATVKAMGQVSGAILGITLVLAAVFLPLAFMGGSVGVIYQQFSLSLAVSILFSGFLALTFTPALCATLLKPIPAGHHEKRGFFGGFNRLFEKLTHRYERLSSSMLQRAGRYMLVYVGIVGLLGFFYLRLPESFVPVEDQGYLIVDVQLPPGATRARTDETAQLLEKYLMSRESTDSVTMLLGFSFSGMGENAGLAFPTLKDWSERGKGQSAADEAAAFNQHFAGLSDGTVMAVTPPPIEGLGTSGGFALRLQDRAGLGREALLAARNELLGKANGNPKILYAMMEGLAEAPQLRLSIDREKARALGVSFESINNALSTAFGSSVISDFANAGRQQRVVVQADQDSRMTPESVLKLHVPNSSGTLVPLGAFVTTHWEEGPVQIARYNGYPAFKISGDAPPGVSTGEAMAEIERIVSELPPGIGYEWTGLSYQEKVASGQATVLFALALVVVFLLLVALYESWAIPLVVMLIVPVGALGAVLAVTAVDMPNDVYFKVGLITIIGLAAKNAILIVEFAKELWEQGHSLRDSALQAARLRFRPIVMTSLAFILGVVPLTIATGAGAASQRAIGTGVIGGMLSATLLGVILVPIFFVWVLSVLRRKPHPVEQE
- a CDS encoding efflux RND transporter periplasmic adaptor subunit, which translates into the protein MSTLREWRVIPVVTLLAALGLAGCDQKAQQGWGASGAPREVDSVAVKTEAFTLINELPGRIEPVRVAQVRARVAGIVLSRNFVEGADVKAGDILFQIDPAPFKAALSKAQGELARTEATLYETQATVKRYEPLVKIEAVSQQDYDTAKAALQNASAARRSAQADVETARLDLGYATVKAPISGRIGRATVTEGALVGQGETTLMATIQQLDPVYADFTQPVADALRMRTAIQNGSLPKGGEDALSLSVEGTDYQSRGTLLFTDIEVDRTTSQVSLRARFANPEGILLPGMYVRVRTPQSTSDNAILIPQRAIKRSSDGAAQVLVIGKDGTVEARPVKTGAMQDSRWQITEGLSAGEQIIVGNMTGLNPGDKVVPKSQPAQQQAKAQ